The region aaacctatcaggttttcaataggaagtgtgggtctgattctggcaaatgagatagtcaggttaattaggattgctgttgttgtgtgtcttcaagtcatttcagactctgagtgagcctaagtctaaaattatttattcatttactacatttatatcccacccttctcaccccgaagggaactcagagcagctgtatgtacatacattatattatattattagcatagcacaatattagcattatatattactatattgaactataccgctatactgtaatattatatgtaatatataacatataatattattatatggtattattattagtattatatgattaaaactgatataaaatatattataaatgagggcaggggccaggtatatgaccttggagggccgcatccggccccagggccttagtttggggatacCTGATTTATGAGCCCTATCCAGAGTTTGTTTCTCTGTACATGTATTTTATGTCTaggtttttaaaagcatttgatgtgtattattattattattattattattattattattattattattattattaaatacatttatatcccgcccttctcaccccgaaggggactcagagcagcttacaaataaaatttacatacaatattatattattagcatagcacaataagctgacccaaatataagccaacctggaccctcacccgagtataagccgaggggggctttttcagtcttaaaaaaagggctgaaaaactaggcttatactcgagttatAAGTAGTagaagtaatagtagtagtagttattattattatatgacacagcaaacaagatagatatgctggatttcgtttcacaaaatcacaagtcgaacacttcccaagtgtctaggactgtgtgatgtctttTCGGATGATGCCTCCTCTCTTCAAGAATCTTGCTAAGCTACTTCATCTGAATAGCAGAAGCCTGGCATTCAAAGTTCTAGACTGTGGGTTATTTCGTAGAAAAATCCCCTtcagaatatatttttatttgtaaatgGAAGGCACCATTGGAGCTAATCAAACCAAAAGGCCAGAAGGAAGCAGGGAGTCGAGCAAATGTAAGCCGAAGCTCATTTTTATGGGTCACTGGTCAGTTAAGGTACAGAAAACCAGGGCAGAGAGATGTGCTTGGAGAGATTAGCTGGGTTTTTATGCTAAAGCTGTTAATCACACTTAATCCACAGAATTACTGCCAGTGCAATAAATATGTGTCACAGGGCATTCCTGTCAGGGATTCAGAATTTATACTGCATGTTGTATACTGAAAGGTGTCTCAATAAAACGGGCACGGCAGGAAACAAGCcaacttttgttttctttcagatCCTGCATTTTTTCCTGTAACTAATCAATGGTTCAAATAAGTAGCAGGCCTTTTTTTCCTACACATTTTTGAgctttgtgaatattttcatttCAACGGCACTTGTTTTGAACACAGCCCTTTTTTAGTGCAAATTAATGGCTTTGTTGTATTTTTGGAACTTACTGCACTGATAAATTGAAGTACTTTTTTAGAGGAGGGAAAAACCCAAAGAATCAGAGGGAAAGTGAAATAGTTGTGGAACAATTAGCAAAAAGTGGCATAAAAATACAGATCTTCACAGGTTTCTCAGATTTTTCTCTATTTCTTAAGACGAGGAGGTCTCCACCTAAAAGGATTGTGCATGACAGTGGTGAATGCACCAACAGAATCCTCCCTTGAGGGACCTTACCTCCTTCAGCTCCTCAGTTGtcaacaaatacacacacaaccCTGTCAGGCCGGTAAGTGTTTCCATGTGCTTACGAAAGCTGTAGGGATGAGGGAGTAAGGTACAGTGGTGATACAGTTCCAGGTATCTGAGGTAGGGTCGTAACAGTCCAGTGTTTTGCATCTCTGCGTCCCAAAGTAACCGCCTACCACATAAAGCTTGTTCCCTGAAGCCAAAGCATGGCAGGACATCCGTTTGGCTGTCATGTCTCCGATCCGTGTCCACTGATCTGTTTCACAATCAAAACGGTAGGCAGAGGCTGCTGTGTACTCTGTGTCTCCACCCATGATAAAAATCTGGCTGCCTAGAACAGCAGCTGCCGTGTAGCGCCATGGCTGGGGACACTGGGCTTTGATGGTCCACCGGTTATCTGATGGATCGTAGCACTGGACTTTGGACACCATATCCCGGTGAATGCTGGTTCCCCCAAAGACGTAGAGCTTCAGCCTCGCACTTACAACTGCGGCGTTGCTGACGCCATCCCGCAGAGGGGCCACCATGGTCCATTTGTTGACAACTGGATCGTACTTCTCCACCTGCTTCAATGAAACAGAGGGAGAGGCCGGAAAGACCCCGGCCACGGCAGTGTGCCCACCAACTACATAGAGGCAGTTTTCCAGTTCGGCTGAGCCATGCCCAAACCGGGCTATAAGCATGGGGGCAGCTTTGGACCACTCCTCGTTAACTGTGTCATAAACCCAGACGTCCTTGGACACCCCATTTTCTGAGCCTCTCCCTCCAGTAATGTAGACTTTGCAACCAATGGCACATGCACTGAACTCCTTTCTGGGGCTAGGCAGGTCTGCTTTGGGGATGATCTCTTTTGCCTTGTGGTCTACCTGATAAACTTTGTCACACATGAACGTCTGTCCCCCTAAAATGAGCAAGGTATGCCCAGCTTTGCGAGGCTTGGCACAAGGACTCATGACCACCCCGTCATTCTGTAGGATTTTCTTTTTGCACCAAAGCGCCTCGTCCATGATCTGCTTGTTTTGATCCTCGGCAGTGATGAGCTCCTCATAGGTCATGGCTTCCTTGAGGCATTCAGAAGGCAGCAAGGCCAGGCGCACATTCTTCAACAGCTCTGGAAGAAAAGTCTTTCGCTTCTCCAAATCGTATTTGACCCACTGGATGACTGCCTTGAAGACCTTCTCCTCATCCTCAATCTCCAACTCATCGCTGGAAATTAAGTCCACCAGGGTATCCTTGGAGAGACTGTTGAATTCTTCACTCCTATGGACTGTCTCAAAGTTGACCAGGCACATCCTCCAAGACAGCTCATAGAGCCTCTTGCACTGGTGAGCATCAGAAAGGACCATCATGCCTAAGCAGTTGGAAGGGTATAAGTTCTTCTCCAGGAACTCTGCAGCTGCGTCACGGACGTCATGGAACTGCAACATATCACCAGCTTCAAGGAGAGACTCAGCATTCTCCTCATTGATGATGATCTTGGATGAGTAAGCATAGTCGAGTAGCAACTCCAACACTTCTGGGTGTAAGCTGTCGTGGAAATTCACTTCGTCTCCAAGGCTCTCCCGAAGGCCGTTGCTGAACATGGCTTCAAAGTATCTACTGGAGGCAGCAAGGACAGCTCGGTGACAGGGAAAGGACTTGTTCCCAGCCCAGAGGGTGACATCAGTGAAGGTGCAATGCTTTCTCATGGTGTTGAGATGTGAGAGGACACAATCTGGGTGGGAAGCTTTATGGAACAGCAGGATGTTCATAGAACCAGTACTGGTCCGGGATTTACGGTTCTCATGGACGCTGACTGACATGATGACCGGACAGCGATCTGTAGAGAGATGAACAAGAGCAAATAAAGTGTCCTGAACTTCAGGTAATAAAATCTCTGAGAAATCTGGACAGAGTGGAAACCTAGTTTGCTTGCCCGCTCAAATAAGCCAAATAAGCATGCCCATTTTTGTGAAAGACAAAATCTTCCTGCAGGATAAATTCATGGAGAATAGGCTTTATTAGGGTTATCCAAAGCCAGTTATTGTGTACCCATTAGCATACGCAACAGGGGGAAACCCAATTTGAAATCTCATTTAGAAAGTTCATAGGGTGGTCTTGGCCTAGCCAAGGTCTTTTCGCTTTATAACATTCATTGGAAGGTTAGAGGAGAAAAGATACCGATGACACAACCCAgagctctttggaagagaagcagGATAAGGAAGAAGCATGAGCCACAACAGAAGATGATTTTTTTCCTGATTCCCAGATGCTGAGGGCAAGCAACAGTGAAAATATTTTGATGTATTGGTAACAACAGGTCAGCTAAAAGAAAAGTGAAAGTAGGATGCTAGACTAAATGAAGACTGAATTTTATAATCATAGAAGGGAGAGAAAGCATATGAATTTACTTGAGTTTGTGTCCTATGGTCCCTTTTaatttatactagcttgggtacccagcgatgCTAGTTATTTGAATAGGACCTTGTTtgcttttggatgttaggtaatatcggTTTGGCCGTATGTTACGctgtttcttagaaaaaaaacctcagtctttgcttttgttttttatgttttttgttgtCATTATGACTGTCGTGTCATTCAAATGTCTTAGTTATCGCCTTTCTCCTTTCCCAGCTACTCTCCAAACATATTTTCCTCCCCATTACTTCTTACCCTTCTCCCTTCCCCAACCCAACATTCGCTTCGTGCCTTTCTCTTCTTCTGTTGCTCTTTTAATCTATTTCCATCTTCTCCCTTTCCATTTGCTCAGCTTCTCTACCTCCTTCTCCCCACATACTCCAATTCTGCTGACAACATgtgtcttcttcctccttccctattAATTCTTTTTCTCTAGTTCCATCGATATTAGCACACTCCTGGAGAGACATTACAGTGAGCATGACCATCTATGGGCGACCTGTTGTCGGCAATAACTTCTGCCTTTCTATAGCAAGTCAATTACTCTCATTAAAAACACAGGGTGAGCTTTTGGACTAAGGTAGCATCAGCGTGTGAGAATGTAGGCATTGTGCCCAGTACGCATTTTGTCCTTCTTCATTTGTAGTTATTGTAGACATTTAAAGCTCCAGATGAGCATTTAGAATGACAgtgtaggcatccaaagaaaagggtcGGGCAAAGCGACCAATGCAGCAAACTCAAGAGTTCCAGAAATGAATGCTTTCCAGTGTCTGACTCTCTGCAATGCGTCCTTACTTCCTCCTCTAGACCATTCAGACGAATCCTGGCTTTGTTTTGCTGTGAATACCAACGTTGCTTCCAGTCTCCTGCTGACTAGAATCTAGCTTAAAGGAACAGTTTCCTTTGCCTTCCAACATACTTTTGGTTGAACATACAATAGGGATGAGTGAATGCTACAAAGCTGGAAGCCCACATGAATAATTGAGGGCTGCCTTCCGTGGTTCATATTCACAGGCAAGCAGTAAGTAAAGGCTTTGAGATGAGCTGctgggaaaaaaataataaactgaGTGCCTTAGCATGTTGCTGGGAAcggaaatagattttaaaaacccaGGCAAGTTTCAAGAGGCGCTTTGGTGGGGGTTCAAGCAGTAATGTAGGATATAAATCAAAAACACTCCTGAAGTTTTTCCACTACTGCATGTTTTGGTTCACAAGGAATAATTAGCAAGATAGAGAATAAATGCAGCGTTCACTGCAAATGAGCAACAGGAATGGATACAAGACCAGTCAAATCTAAAATCAAAGCTGTAATTAGCATTTCCCTCAAGGAGATTATCTTTAGGAAGAACGTTGGCTTATGCACACTGATCTCCGGGCACTGAAATTACTACACACTCACCGATTTTCATTGGCTTCATTTATCCCACTTATTTCCCCTCCTTTCTAAAGAATTATAtagctaaaaggtaaaggtaaaggttttcccctgatattaagtctagttgtgtccgactctggggattggtgctcatctccctttctaagccgaagagccagcattgtccgtagacacctccaaggtcatgactgcatggaacgccattaccttcctgccggagcggtacctattgacctactcacatttgcatgttttcgaactgctaagttagcagaagctggggctaacagcgggcgctcactacgctccccggatttgaacctgattTGTCTGGTGGAAAAGTTCAACATGGATCACTCCTTGTTATGTCTTTGGCCATGGCAATATGCTTCAATCAGTTATTTTgatttcagtccgcaagttcagcagctcagtgctttaacacactgcgccactggggcagTAGTATATAGCTACTTTGCCTTAAAATCAGAGATGTGCAAAGTGCAACCCgtcagatgttggactgcaactcccatggctAGAAAATTCATCAGAAAAGACAGTAATGCATGGAATGGCAGAAGGCAGCCTGGTCCTTCTAGTATCTTCTAGTGAAGACTAATTAGGTTTAGGCCTTGGTGATAGACAGCGATCTCCTTGCCAAATGTTGACTCTAGGCATCCCCCTTCAACTGATATGATTCCACCTGCAGCTCCACGCGCAAGAGGTGGAAGTCTTTGGATTTTTCCTCATCTGCCCATGTGGCATTCAATCACTCCTCCACCTTGACAAGGGACAGCATGTTCTGTAAatatgatatttgattgtttgcaTAATTTGCCAAAGATGCAGAGGTGGGGATTTTCTAAAGCACCTGGACCAAAGGTTTCGGCAGGAACCAGTATCAGCAAGATTCAGTGCCGAGGAATGCAGCAGAAATTTGCTGAGGAAGCTACAAAGGAGATGACAGCTACAAATACGAGAAGCAAATAAAACCTTCTGTCAGCACCATCTCTAATTGCCACTCATTGCCAGCCTGGTGCATGCataacaaagacaaaaaaaatataGTGTGTGTGTTTCTTGGGTAGATGGTGTTTTATGTCATTTTCGAAATTGTACATTGCCTTGGATGCTTGGAAGGTACATCAGAgttagtatggtgtagtggtttacttcttgggaggacagcaatgAACAACTTCGATAAAATAAtggagcagagacatcacactggcaacgaaggtccgcatagtgaaagcaattgtattccccacaGTAtcttatggatgtgagagctggactataaggaaggctgagcgaaggaagagagatgctttggaactgtggtgttagaggaaaatccttggaccgcaagaagatccatcctccaggaaataatgcccggctgctcactggaagagACACTCAGCTGTAGGAAGGTGCGTTCTTTAAGGAAACTTCTTAcctctttctactctagaggaaagacACTTGCCTGCAGGATGGCAGGCaaactttctgggcctgcacaccacatgcACACGCactcactttccaaggcaaggaggcaagttctcattcttacttgGATGTAAGCAGGTGCGCATGCTTTCTgggcacacacactctttccaaggcaagaaggCATGGAGCGTCATGTGCTCACAAAAAGCAGGCGAGGAGCCGGGATCGGCTTTTGCTTGCTTTCAGGTTGAGCTGATTTTCATACAGGGAGGGGCCTTACCGTTACGTGCTCCCAAAGGTAGCAAAAGTAACCAAAGAATGGATGAAATGAAGGAAAACGGGtctgtgcacaactctactgATTATACTACCGAATAaacaagtggttctcaaactgtgctccacggAGCTCTTGGGGCTTTGCAAAGCATACTCCTCTTTCTTGCTCCTGTCTCAccgccaaaagccttttcccctcagtccccttgccaccaaaagccttttcctcTCCGTCCCCTTgccgccaaaagccttttttccctcAGTCCCTTTTgccgccaaaagccttttttccctcAGTCCctttgctgccaaaagccttttcccctccGTCCCCTTGCCgccaaaaagcctttttttccctCAGtccccttgctgccaaaagccttttcccctcaGTCCCCTTgccgccaaaagccttttcccctcaGTCCCCTTgccgccaaaagccttttcccctccgtccccttgccaccaaaagcctttttttcctccgtccccttgccaccaaaagccttttttccctcAGTCCCCTTgccgccaaaagcctttttccctcaGTCCCTTTgccgccaaaagccttttcccctcgCTTCTCTCACTctcaaaagcctttttcccttccctccctcgctGCCCAGATCCTTTCCACCTCGATGGCTTCCAAAGC is a window of Anolis carolinensis isolate JA03-04 unplaced genomic scaffold, rAnoCar3.1.pri scaffold_11, whole genome shotgun sequence DNA encoding:
- the klhl25 gene encoding kelch-like protein 25, producing the protein MSVSVHENRKSRTSTGSMNILLFHKASHPDCVLSHLNTMRKHCTFTDVTLWAGNKSFPCHRAVLAASSRYFEAMFSNGLRESLGDEVNFHDSLHPEVLELLLDYAYSSKIIINEENAESLLEAGDMLQFHDVRDAAAEFLEKNLYPSNCLGMMVLSDAHQCKRLYELSWRMCLVNFETVHRSEEFNSLSKDTLVDLISSDELEIEDEEKVFKAVIQWVKYDLEKRKTFLPELLKNVRLALLPSECLKEAMTYEELITAEDQNKQIMDEALWCKKKILQNDGVVMSPCAKPRKAGHTLLILGGQTFMCDKVYQVDHKAKEIIPKADLPSPRKEFSACAIGCKVYITGGRGSENGVSKDVWVYDTVNEEWSKAAPMLIARFGHGSAELENCLYVVGGHTAVAGVFPASPSVSLKQVEKYDPVVNKWTMVAPLRDGVSNAAVVSARLKLYVFGGTSIHRDMVSKVQCYDPSDNRWTIKAQCPQPWRYTAAAVLGSQIFIMGGDTEYTAASAYRFDCETDQWTRIGDMTAKRMSCHALASGNKLYVVGGYFGTQRCKTLDCYDPTSDTWNCITTVPYSLIPTAFVSTWKHLPA